A portion of the Actomonas aquatica genome contains these proteins:
- a CDS encoding biotin/lipoyl-containing protein: MRRYQLVINDQPLTVTVKSLCPNESRLEVDGVEYAVRLTRQEVLPSEATSAGVGSPGAAAARPVTTPGGKPVPTMKGKDAPGVVRAPIPGAVLDVFVRVGDAVKAGQALLKMEAMKMENTISAPVAGKVTKVDVAKDSVVEQGGELLTIE; this comes from the coding sequence ATGCGCCGATACCAACTCGTCATCAACGACCAACCCCTGACGGTCACGGTCAAATCGCTCTGCCCCAACGAAAGCCGGCTCGAGGTGGATGGGGTGGAGTATGCGGTCAGACTCACCCGGCAAGAGGTTCTGCCGAGTGAAGCGACCTCGGCCGGGGTCGGGTCACCGGGCGCGGCGGCGGCTCGCCCGGTGACCACTCCGGGAGGGAAACCCGTCCCGACCATGAAGGGCAAGGATGCGCCCGGCGTGGTGCGGGCGCCGATCCCAGGTGCGGTGCTGGATGTGTTTGTGCGCGTGGGCGACGCGGTGAAGGCGGGGCAGGCGCTGCTCAAGATGGAGGCGATGAAAATGGAGAACACCATCTCCGCCCCGGTGGCCGGCAAGGTCACCAAGGTCGACGTGGCCAAGGACTCGGTCGTCGAGCAAGGCGGCGAACTTCTGACCATCGAGTAG